The proteins below are encoded in one region of Limnochorda pilosa:
- the nuoH gene encoding NADH-quinone oxidoreductase subunit NuoH — MEAWWLVLIKSVVLVALLFLVFAYLMLFERKFLGFFQLRVGPNRTGPWGLFQPFADAVKLVLKEDIIPASADPLVYRLAPMISLFVALAAYVVIPVAPSSGPVRWGIADPNAGILLLLAITSLGVYGITLGGWASQGKYTLLGSLRSTAQAISYELAMGMSLVGVLLLAGSVRLDDIVAAQARIPFAVLQPLGFLIFLICIVAETNRSPFDLPEGETELVGGYHTEYTGLRFAMYYMAEYINMIVMASLLTHLYLGGWQGPLLPPVVWFALKVAVILFVFIWLRATLPRIRYDRLMNFGWKVLLPLAALNLLGTAAVVALA; from the coding sequence ATGGAGGCCTGGTGGCTGGTCCTGATCAAGTCGGTGGTGCTGGTGGCGCTCCTCTTCCTGGTCTTCGCCTACCTGATGCTCTTCGAGCGGAAGTTCCTGGGGTTCTTCCAGCTCAGGGTGGGCCCCAACCGCACCGGGCCCTGGGGGCTCTTCCAGCCCTTCGCGGACGCGGTGAAGCTGGTCCTCAAGGAGGACATCATCCCCGCCTCGGCGGACCCGCTGGTCTACCGCCTCGCGCCCATGATCAGCCTCTTCGTGGCGCTCGCGGCCTACGTGGTGATCCCGGTGGCTCCTTCGTCCGGGCCGGTCCGCTGGGGCATCGCCGACCCCAACGCGGGGATCCTGCTGCTGCTGGCCATCACGTCGCTGGGGGTCTACGGCATCACCCTGGGAGGCTGGGCGTCCCAAGGGAAGTACACCCTCCTGGGGTCGCTGCGCTCCACGGCTCAGGCCATCAGCTACGAGCTGGCCATGGGCATGAGCCTGGTGGGGGTGCTCCTGCTGGCCGGCTCGGTGCGGCTCGACGACATCGTGGCGGCGCAGGCGCGGATCCCCTTCGCGGTGCTGCAGCCCTTGGGCTTCCTGATCTTCCTGATCTGCATCGTGGCCGAGACCAACCGGTCTCCCTTCGACCTACCCGAGGGCGAGACGGAGCTGGTGGGTGGGTACCACACCGAGTACACGGGGCTGCGCTTCGCGATGTACTACATGGCCGAGTACATCAACATGATCGTCATGGCCAGCCTGCTCACCCACCTCTACCTGGGCGGCTGGCAGGGGCCCCTGCTGCCGCCGGTGGTCTGGTTCGCGCTGAAGGTGGCCGTCATCCTCTTCGTCTTCATCTGGCTGCGGGCCACCCTTCCGCGCATCCGCTACGATCGCCTGATGAACTTCGGATGGAAGGTGCTGCTGCCGCTGGCGGCCCTGAACCTGCTGGGCACCGCTGCGGTGGTGGCCCTGGCTTAG
- a CDS encoding NADH-quinone oxidoreductase subunit NuoE family protein — MMDEQPAGALWVAERKSEVDAILSRYPQKRSAVLPLLHLAQEARGYLAPEDMRVVGELLEMTPSEVSGIASFYALLHHRPKGRYTITLCQNLSCVLAGAEGLSQHLQQRLGIKPGETTPDGLFTLEETHECLASCDGAPALQVNLAYYGRMTAEKVDRLLDELKAAATNGHSEEGGDQRGL; from the coding sequence ATGATGGACGAACAGCCGGCAGGCGCCCTCTGGGTCGCCGAGCGAAAGAGCGAGGTCGACGCCATCCTCTCCCGGTATCCCCAGAAGCGGTCGGCGGTGCTGCCGCTGCTGCACCTGGCCCAGGAGGCCCGCGGGTACCTGGCGCCCGAGGACATGCGGGTGGTGGGGGAGCTGCTCGAGATGACCCCCTCCGAGGTGAGCGGCATCGCCTCGTTCTATGCCCTGCTCCACCATCGGCCCAAGGGCCGGTACACCATCACCCTGTGCCAGAACCTCTCGTGCGTCCTGGCCGGGGCCGAGGGGCTCTCCCAGCACCTGCAGCAACGCCTGGGGATCAAGCCGGGCGAGACCACGCCCGACGGCCTCTTCACCCTGGAGGAGACCCACGAGTGCCTGGCGTCGTGCGACGGGGCACCGGCACTTCAGGTAAACCTGGCGTACTACGGCCGCATGACCGCCGAAAAGGTCGACCGGCTCCTGGACGAGCTGAAGGCGGCGGCAACGAACGGCCACTCGGAGGAAGGGGGCGACCAGCGTGGCCTTTGA
- the nuoG gene encoding NADH-quinone oxidoreductase subunit NuoG — MSAELVTLTIDGRTARVPKGTLLVDAAKSVGINIPVFCSHEKLDPAGVCRMCLVEVEGARKLTTACTEPAREGMVVHTDTPQVSEARKSVLEFLLINHPLDCPVCDKGGECDLQDLTFAYGPSTSRLVDGKLHKPKAADLGPFIVLDEERCILCRRCTRFDAQVAQERTLVVGERAHDALITTAEGVSYDSVFSGNTIELCPVGALTSRIYRFRARPWDLTRVDAVCHGCPVGCHVQLHFRSNVRGVRLDRVASRPFEPLDDGWLCDRGRFNYGFVQSPDRLRQPMVRPQGAPRGKLVPATWEEALQRVALQLKATLESQGPRAVGAVGGGRLTNEEAFLLQKLMRQVLGSGNVDHRVAGEAAASLDAAPGRVTDLDEAAVILVVDAHPGQSAPVVDLRIRRAAARRNAQLTTLGPVEPELPVPHRALRVRPGETAPALERLARLLAAAGAAGGDVGEEAAVAAEMRARDGMLAVVWDGRDAAAGRALAAVLAAWRGLGREARLLVIGDQVNSRGAEAMGLRPDLLPGYRSVDDPAARHALASRWAREVPEGGLPTGRMLEQAASGQMGVLYLVGANLAETYPDRSLVDRALASDTFVVAQDLFLTETARLADVVLPAAPFTAREGHLTNLEGRVQPVGRRSTDAPAGTGADALTDGEIFQRLSRRVQAEPLFRTGQELAWEIQELAPARDGFVGALPERLLAAVARPAESRPGAELQDGRLRVVVLPALHGGGGTARFDRAYAERRPLRVEILLHPEDARRLAVVDGDAVEVETSDGPVRLRARMSRRVAPGTAAVGRGIPGLPWNRLTAASGMRIHRRLLEEVG; from the coding sequence GTGAGCGCCGAGCTGGTCACGCTCACCATCGACGGCCGCACGGCCCGGGTCCCCAAGGGGACCCTCCTGGTGGACGCCGCCAAGTCGGTGGGCATCAACATCCCCGTCTTCTGCTCGCACGAGAAGCTGGACCCGGCCGGGGTCTGCCGCATGTGCCTGGTGGAGGTGGAAGGCGCCCGGAAGCTCACCACCGCCTGTACCGAGCCCGCGCGGGAAGGGATGGTGGTCCACACCGACACCCCCCAGGTGAGCGAGGCGCGCAAGAGCGTGCTCGAGTTCCTGCTGATCAACCATCCGCTCGACTGCCCCGTCTGCGACAAGGGCGGCGAGTGCGACCTGCAGGACCTGACCTTCGCGTACGGGCCCTCCACCAGCCGGCTGGTGGACGGCAAGCTCCACAAGCCCAAGGCCGCCGATCTGGGGCCCTTCATCGTCCTGGACGAGGAGCGATGCATCCTTTGCCGGCGCTGCACCCGCTTCGACGCGCAGGTGGCCCAGGAGCGGACCCTGGTGGTGGGCGAGCGGGCCCATGACGCCCTGATCACCACCGCCGAAGGCGTTTCCTACGACTCGGTCTTCTCGGGCAACACCATCGAGCTCTGCCCCGTGGGAGCCCTTACCTCCCGGATCTACCGCTTCCGGGCCCGGCCCTGGGACCTGACCCGCGTGGACGCCGTATGCCATGGCTGTCCGGTGGGCTGTCACGTACAGCTCCACTTCCGTTCCAACGTGCGCGGCGTCCGCCTCGACCGGGTGGCGAGCCGGCCCTTCGAGCCCCTGGACGACGGCTGGCTCTGCGACCGCGGGCGCTTCAACTACGGCTTCGTGCAATCGCCCGACCGTCTGAGGCAGCCCATGGTCCGCCCCCAGGGGGCGCCCCGGGGGAAGCTGGTGCCGGCCACCTGGGAGGAGGCCCTTCAGAGGGTCGCCCTCCAGCTCAAGGCGACGCTGGAGAGCCAGGGCCCGCGGGCCGTGGGCGCCGTGGGCGGCGGCCGGCTCACCAACGAGGAGGCGTTCCTCCTCCAGAAGCTCATGCGCCAGGTGCTGGGCAGCGGCAACGTGGACCACCGGGTGGCGGGTGAGGCTGCCGCCTCCCTGGATGCGGCGCCCGGCCGTGTCACCGACCTGGACGAGGCCGCGGTCATCCTGGTGGTCGACGCCCATCCGGGCCAGAGCGCCCCGGTAGTCGACCTGCGCATCCGCCGGGCGGCGGCCCGCCGGAACGCGCAGCTGACGACCCTGGGGCCGGTAGAGCCCGAACTCCCGGTGCCGCACCGGGCGCTGCGGGTCCGCCCGGGAGAGACGGCCCCGGCCCTGGAGCGGCTGGCGCGGCTTCTTGCGGCCGCGGGCGCCGCCGGGGGAGACGTTGGCGAGGAAGCCGCGGTGGCCGCCGAGATGCGGGCCCGGGACGGCATGCTGGCGGTCGTGTGGGACGGGAGGGACGCCGCCGCCGGCCGCGCGCTGGCCGCCGTCCTCGCCGCCTGGCGCGGGCTGGGGCGGGAAGCCCGCCTGCTGGTGATCGGCGACCAAGTCAACAGCCGGGGCGCGGAGGCCATGGGCCTTCGTCCCGACCTGCTTCCAGGCTACCGGAGCGTGGACGACCCCGCCGCCCGCCACGCCCTGGCGAGCCGGTGGGCGCGCGAGGTGCCTGAGGGCGGGCTGCCCACGGGACGGATGCTGGAGCAGGCAGCCTCGGGGCAGATGGGCGTGCTCTACCTGGTGGGCGCCAACCTGGCCGAGACCTACCCGGATCGTAGCCTGGTGGATCGGGCCCTGGCCAGCGACACCTTCGTGGTGGCGCAGGACCTCTTCCTCACCGAAACGGCCCGCCTGGCCGACGTGGTGCTGCCCGCGGCGCCCTTCACCGCCCGGGAGGGGCACCTCACCAACCTGGAAGGGCGGGTGCAACCCGTGGGACGACGGAGCACCGACGCCCCGGCGGGAACCGGGGCCGACGCCCTCACCGACGGCGAGATCTTCCAGCGCCTGAGCCGCCGCGTGCAGGCCGAGCCCCTCTTCCGCACCGGCCAGGAGCTGGCCTGGGAGATCCAGGAGCTGGCCCCGGCCCGCGACGGCTTCGTTGGTGCCTTGCCCGAGCGCCTGCTGGCCGCGGTGGCCCGCCCGGCGGAGAGCCGGCCCGGGGCGGAGCTCCAGGACGGTCGGCTCCGGGTCGTGGTCCTGCCGGCCCTCCACGGGGGCGGCGGAACCGCCCGCTTCGATCGGGCGTACGCCGAGCGGCGGCCCCTGCGGGTGGAGATCCTCCTTCACCCGGAGGACGCCCGCCGCCTGGCGGTGGTCGACGGCGACGCCGTCGAGGTGGAGACCTCCGACGGCCCCGTGCGCCTGCGGGCCCGCATGAGCCGCCGGGTGGCCCCTGGGACGGCAGCGGTGGGGCGGGGGATCCCCGGTCTGCCCTGGAACCGCCTGACGGCGGCCTCGGGCATGCGGATCCACCGGCGGCTCCTGGAGGAGGTGGGCTGA
- a CDS encoding NADH-quinone oxidoreductase subunit C: MPDPMEGTVVQAARPEGTGDLAEPAPWLAGLLEGAPGGVERLEPCHGIESLRVMPASLIPLCQRARAAGFTMCLDVAGVDYLPREPRFEVVYHLLALKGDGTPEQPRRLQLRVPVAGERPEVPTVSGIWPSANWPEREVYDLMGIRFKGHPDLRRILMPDDWEGHPLRKDYPLRGPRALEEEELPLGHRFDFLQARVRPHER; this comes from the coding sequence ATGCCTGACCCGATGGAAGGCACCGTCGTCCAGGCCGCCCGCCCGGAGGGGACGGGGGACTTGGCAGAGCCGGCTCCCTGGCTTGCGGGGCTGCTGGAGGGGGCTCCCGGGGGCGTGGAGCGGCTGGAGCCGTGCCACGGCATCGAGAGCCTGCGCGTGATGCCGGCGAGCCTGATCCCCCTCTGCCAGCGGGCGAGGGCGGCCGGATTCACCATGTGCCTGGACGTGGCCGGCGTCGACTACCTGCCCCGGGAACCCCGGTTCGAGGTGGTCTACCATCTCCTTGCGCTGAAGGGCGACGGCACGCCCGAGCAGCCGCGCCGGCTGCAGCTCCGGGTGCCGGTGGCGGGCGAGCGGCCGGAGGTACCCACCGTCTCGGGGATATGGCCCTCGGCCAACTGGCCCGAGCGGGAGGTCTACGACCTGATGGGCATCCGCTTCAAGGGGCACCCGGACCTGCGGCGGATCCTGATGCCCGACGACTGGGAGGGTCACCCCCTCCGGAAGGATTACCCTCTGCGGGGCCCCAGGGCCCTGGAGGAGGAGGAGCTGCCGCTGGGCCATCGGTTCGACTTTCTGCAGGCTAGGGTGCGGCCGCACGAGAGGTAG
- a CDS encoding NADH-quinone oxidoreductase subunit J family protein has translation MTILFFAVGTLMALAGAVGVVMARKPVHGVIAMILDFAGLAVLYLTLQAEFLAVVQLIVYAGAVMVLFLFVVALLTAEAKPPELRPARLRGQRWLGGTAAGLLLAVLAGVGLAAAGRVTGWTGDFGQVARFGQELLTTHLLAFELLSMVLMIAVVGVVILVGRRRPARGPAGHEPEAGGRP, from the coding sequence GTGACCATTCTCTTCTTCGCGGTGGGGACCCTCATGGCCCTGGCCGGGGCCGTGGGCGTGGTGATGGCGCGCAAGCCCGTGCACGGTGTGATCGCCATGATCCTGGACTTCGCGGGGCTCGCGGTCCTCTACCTCACCCTCCAGGCCGAGTTCCTGGCGGTGGTGCAGCTCATCGTCTACGCCGGGGCCGTGATGGTCCTCTTCCTGTTCGTCGTGGCCCTCCTCACCGCGGAGGCGAAACCGCCCGAGCTCAGGCCTGCCCGGCTGCGGGGACAGAGGTGGCTCGGGGGGACGGCCGCCGGGCTGCTCCTGGCGGTGCTGGCGGGGGTGGGGTTGGCCGCTGCCGGCCGGGTGACCGGGTGGACCGGTGACTTCGGCCAGGTGGCCCGCTTCGGCCAAGAGCTGCTGACCACGCACCTGCTCGCCTTCGAGCTCCTCTCGATGGTGTTGATGATCGCCGTGGTCGGGGTCGTGATCCTGGTGGGCCGGCGGCGGCCGGCGCGCGGGCCCGCCGGGCATGAGCCGGAAGCCGGGGGGAGGCCCTGA
- the nuoF gene encoding NADH-quinone oxidoreductase subunit NuoF: MAFDPVLTRGVGELDLREIDVYRRQGGYQALERAMRDLDPAGVAKAVTDSGLRGRGGAGFPAGKKWSFLPDDGRPRYLVCNADESEPGTFKDRMLVEKHPHQLIEGIVLSSYAVGAARAFIYIRGEFLEGYQVLLRALAQARQAGYVGPNILGSGFNLEIVVHRGAGAYICGEETGLLSSLQGGRGEPRLKPPFPAVAGLYGMPTVVNNVETLSCVPHIVRRGPEWFRSMGTEGSPGPKIFSVSGQVVRPGNYELPLGVTLEELVFEHAGGLRPGRRLKAVLPGGGSSPALTAEHLKVPMDFDSVAQAGSMLGSAAVIVLDDSTCIVKAAYVLARFYAGESCGQCTPCREGTSWLARVLGRIESGGGRPSDIDLLKSVPPHMEGRTICPFSDASVGFVKSTLKYFEDEYLAHIESGSCQVKEVRSA, encoded by the coding sequence GTGGCCTTTGACCCGGTCCTCACCCGGGGCGTCGGGGAGCTGGACCTGCGCGAGATCGACGTCTACCGCCGGCAGGGCGGGTACCAGGCCCTGGAGAGGGCCATGCGCGACCTCGATCCCGCGGGCGTGGCGAAGGCGGTAACCGACTCGGGGCTCAGAGGGCGGGGCGGCGCCGGCTTCCCCGCCGGGAAGAAGTGGAGCTTCCTCCCTGACGACGGCCGGCCCCGGTACCTGGTCTGCAACGCCGACGAGAGCGAGCCGGGCACCTTCAAGGACCGGATGCTCGTCGAGAAGCACCCGCACCAGCTCATCGAGGGCATCGTGCTCTCGTCCTACGCCGTGGGGGCCGCGCGGGCCTTCATCTACATCCGGGGCGAGTTCCTGGAGGGCTACCAGGTGCTCCTGCGGGCCCTGGCCCAGGCGCGCCAGGCCGGCTATGTGGGGCCGAACATCCTGGGGAGCGGCTTCAACCTGGAGATCGTGGTCCACCGCGGGGCGGGCGCCTACATCTGCGGCGAGGAGACCGGGCTTCTCTCCTCGTTGCAGGGCGGGCGCGGCGAGCCTCGCCTGAAACCGCCCTTCCCGGCGGTGGCCGGCCTCTACGGGATGCCGACGGTGGTCAACAACGTCGAGACCCTCTCGTGCGTGCCCCACATCGTCCGCCGGGGTCCCGAGTGGTTCCGCAGCATGGGCACCGAGGGAAGCCCCGGACCCAAGATCTTCTCCGTCAGCGGCCAGGTGGTCCGCCCCGGCAACTACGAGCTCCCGCTGGGCGTCACCCTGGAGGAGCTGGTCTTCGAGCACGCCGGCGGTCTCCGGCCCGGGCGGCGCCTGAAGGCGGTCCTGCCCGGGGGAGGGTCCTCGCCCGCGCTGACCGCCGAGCACCTGAAGGTTCCCATGGACTTCGACTCGGTGGCCCAGGCCGGCTCCATGCTCGGGTCCGCGGCGGTGATCGTGCTGGACGACTCCACCTGCATCGTCAAGGCCGCGTACGTGCTGGCCCGTTTCTACGCCGGCGAGTCGTGCGGCCAGTGCACGCCCTGCCGGGAGGGCACGAGCTGGCTCGCCCGGGTGCTGGGGCGGATCGAGTCCGGCGGCGGCAGGCCGTCCGACATCGATCTCCTCAAGAGCGTACCGCCCCACATGGAGGGCCGGACCATCTGCCCCTTCTCCGACGCCTCGGTAGGCTTCGTGAAGTCCACGCTCAAGTACTTCGAGGACGAGTACCTGGCCCACATCGAGAGCGGCTCCTGCCAGGTGAAGGAGGTGCGTTCCGCGTGA
- the nuoI gene encoding NADH-quinone oxidoreductase subunit NuoI: MLRELAVGFETTLKNFFAPKVTIPYPEQKKPRAQGFRGLHELRRYANGLEMCVGCELCQVACPANAITVQAAENDPANPHSPGERYAYEYRIDLLRCIFCGLCEEACPTGALHLTQEFELSETSRKSLVYGRDRLVRAARSGGSVPVNVYPDFRGHRPLADIQASEQEVAGA, from the coding sequence ATGCTGAGGGAGCTGGCCGTCGGATTCGAGACCACGCTCAAGAACTTCTTCGCGCCGAAGGTGACCATCCCGTACCCGGAGCAGAAGAAGCCGCGCGCGCAGGGCTTCCGCGGGCTCCACGAGCTGCGCCGGTACGCGAACGGGCTCGAGATGTGCGTGGGCTGTGAGCTCTGCCAGGTGGCCTGCCCCGCCAACGCGATCACCGTGCAGGCGGCGGAGAACGACCCGGCCAACCCCCACTCGCCGGGCGAGCGGTACGCGTACGAGTACCGCATCGACCTGCTCCGCTGCATCTTCTGCGGTCTCTGCGAGGAGGCGTGCCCCACCGGGGCGCTTCACCTCACCCAGGAGTTCGAACTGTCCGAGACGTCACGCAAGAGCCTGGTCTACGGGCGGGACCGCCTGGTGCGCGCCGCCCGAAGCGGCGGCTCGGTGCCCGTCAACGTCTATCCCGACTTCCGCGGCCACCGGCCCCTGGCCGACATCCAGGCCTCGGAACAGGAGGTGGCCGGCGCGTGA
- the nuoD gene encoding NADH dehydrogenase (quinone) subunit D, with translation MTLSIGPHHPSTHGVLRVVVELEGETVVRATPEVGFLHTGIEKNAENLLWQQAITVIDRMDYLSPLSNNLGYVLAVEKLLGLEAPERARVLRVIMVELQRIASHLVWLGTNALDLGAQSVYFYSFDMREGILDLFEEASGARMNPSYIRIGGVMRDVPPTWEEMLRAYLKGFPPRMRQLRDLLDRNPIWLDRTRGIGVLTAQQAIALGLTGPMLRASGVNYDVRRAFPYCGYERYAFQVPLGSRGDAYDRYQVRMQEMEESLGIVQQALDELEPGPVMVEDRKIALPPKEEVRVSMEALIHHFKLVAHGFDVPPGAVYQALESPRGEIGFYVVSDGGNRPWRVRVRPPSFYNVQAIPAMAEGHLVADLVSILATTDPVFGEVDR, from the coding sequence ATGACCCTCAGCATCGGCCCGCATCACCCGAGCACCCACGGCGTTCTGCGCGTGGTGGTGGAGCTGGAGGGGGAGACGGTCGTCCGGGCCACCCCCGAGGTGGGTTTCCTTCACACGGGGATCGAGAAGAACGCAGAGAACCTCCTCTGGCAGCAGGCCATCACCGTCATCGACCGGATGGACTACCTCTCCCCGCTCTCCAACAACCTGGGCTACGTCCTGGCGGTGGAGAAGCTCCTGGGTTTGGAGGCCCCGGAACGGGCGAGGGTGCTCCGGGTGATCATGGTGGAGCTGCAGCGCATCGCGAGCCACCTGGTCTGGCTTGGCACCAACGCCTTGGACCTGGGGGCCCAGAGCGTCTACTTCTACAGCTTCGACATGCGGGAGGGCATCCTCGACCTCTTCGAGGAGGCCAGCGGCGCCCGCATGAACCCCAGCTACATCCGCATCGGCGGGGTGATGCGCGACGTCCCGCCCACGTGGGAGGAGATGCTCCGGGCGTACCTGAAGGGCTTCCCGCCCCGCATGCGGCAGCTGCGGGACCTGTTGGACCGGAACCCCATCTGGCTCGACCGCACCCGCGGGATCGGCGTGCTGACGGCGCAGCAGGCCATCGCGCTCGGTCTCACGGGCCCCATGCTGCGGGCCTCGGGCGTGAACTACGACGTCCGCCGAGCTTTCCCCTACTGCGGCTACGAGCGCTATGCCTTCCAGGTGCCTCTGGGCAGCCGGGGCGACGCCTACGACCGCTACCAAGTCCGGATGCAGGAGATGGAAGAGAGCCTCGGCATCGTCCAGCAGGCACTGGACGAGCTGGAGCCCGGCCCCGTCATGGTGGAAGACCGGAAGATCGCGCTTCCGCCCAAGGAAGAGGTGCGGGTGAGCATGGAGGCGCTCATCCACCACTTCAAGCTGGTGGCCCACGGCTTCGACGTGCCCCCGGGCGCCGTCTACCAGGCGCTGGAGTCGCCCCGGGGCGAGATAGGCTTCTACGTGGTCTCCGACGGGGGCAACCGGCCCTGGCGGGTGCGGGTGCGCCCCCCCTCCTTCTACAACGTGCAGGCGATCCCGGCCATGGCGGAAGGCCACCTGGTGGCGGACCTGGTCTCCATCCTGGCCACCACGGACCCCGTCTTCGGTGAGGTGGACCGATGA
- the nuoK gene encoding NADH-quinone oxidoreductase subunit NuoK, whose translation MPLQAYLFVSLVIFALGAVGLMLRRNPLVMLMCVELMWNAANLAFIAFARQTQAMSGQVFAFVVITVAAAEVAIGLAILVLLFRAKGSQDVDEADLLRD comes from the coding sequence ATGCCTTTGCAGGCGTACCTCTTCGTGAGCCTGGTGATCTTCGCCCTGGGGGCGGTGGGCCTCATGCTTCGCCGGAACCCCCTGGTGATGCTCATGTGCGTGGAGCTCATGTGGAACGCGGCCAACCTGGCCTTCATCGCGTTCGCACGCCAGACACAGGCCATGTCGGGCCAGGTCTTCGCCTTCGTGGTCATCACCGTGGCCGCGGCCGAAGTGGCCATCGGGCTTGCGATCCTGGTGCTCCTCTTCCGCGCGAAGGGAAGCCAGGACGTGGACGAGGCAGACCTCTTGAGGGACTGA
- the nuoL gene encoding NADH-quinone oxidoreductase subunit L, whose product MVSSPFLPWIVGLPLLGAVVNALGRNRLSRRAVAWIGCASVALAFAAAGAALLQLRSLGGEEALGFRLWRWASLGQASVELGLLGDPLSLWFALVVTGVGLLIHVYSVGYMADDDSFGRYFAELNYFVFAMSLLVLSSGLVSLLIGWANVGLSSYLLIGFWHRREAAARAATKAFLINQAGEVAMLLALYWTVAAVGQLQYQELFAHLGGVPQATLTGISLLLFVAAAAKSAQLPLHTWLPDAMQGPTPVSALIHAATMVTAGVFLVARMWPLFLGSGTALQVVAWVGALTALFGAGVAVGQWDIKKVLAYSTMSQLGYMMLAAGVGAFTASLFHFFTHAFFKALLFLAAGVVIHHLDGEQDLRRMGGLGRSMPLTYWSFLFGVAALSGLPPFAGFFSKDEILAATLQAGEPVLWGMGLAAAALTAYYSFRLFALVFAGPGTPRTARGAHGTAGAHGGSHGEGPRAMLIPVAILAVAALVVGWLGIPTLTAVPAHFLEPVFHGRALEPEADWLTMGLSLVLALAGMLLAVRRYGRARAAFPAATAGRARLLENGFELDRLFRVLVVEPGIALAQAVGLADARGVDGAVNGLAWATGRAGERVRLLHGGQVRRYALTLVSGAALLLVYYLWIL is encoded by the coding sequence ATGGTATCGTCGCCGTTTCTTCCGTGGATCGTGGGCTTGCCCCTGCTGGGGGCGGTGGTGAACGCTCTGGGGCGGAACCGCCTGAGCCGCCGCGCCGTGGCCTGGATCGGCTGCGCCAGCGTGGCCCTGGCCTTTGCGGCCGCTGGGGCCGCCCTCCTGCAGCTCCGGAGCCTGGGCGGGGAGGAGGCGCTCGGCTTCCGCCTGTGGCGGTGGGCCAGCCTGGGGCAGGCATCGGTGGAGTTGGGCCTCCTCGGCGACCCTCTCTCCCTCTGGTTCGCCCTGGTGGTGACGGGGGTCGGGCTCCTCATCCACGTCTACTCGGTGGGGTACATGGCCGATGACGACTCCTTCGGGCGCTACTTCGCCGAGCTGAACTACTTCGTCTTCGCCATGAGCCTGCTGGTGCTCAGCAGCGGTCTCGTCAGCCTCCTGATCGGCTGGGCCAACGTGGGGCTCTCCTCCTACCTCCTGATCGGCTTCTGGCACCGGCGGGAGGCGGCGGCCCGGGCGGCCACCAAGGCCTTCCTGATCAACCAGGCGGGGGAGGTGGCCATGCTCCTGGCGCTCTACTGGACGGTGGCCGCCGTGGGGCAGCTCCAGTACCAGGAGCTCTTCGCCCACCTGGGGGGCGTTCCCCAGGCCACCCTCACGGGGATCAGCCTCTTGCTCTTCGTGGCCGCGGCGGCCAAGTCGGCGCAGCTTCCGCTGCACACCTGGCTGCCCGACGCGATGCAGGGGCCCACGCCGGTGAGCGCCCTCATCCACGCGGCCACCATGGTGACCGCCGGTGTCTTCCTGGTGGCGCGCATGTGGCCGCTCTTCCTGGGCTCGGGCACGGCCCTGCAGGTGGTGGCCTGGGTGGGCGCCCTCACCGCCCTCTTCGGTGCGGGGGTGGCGGTGGGCCAGTGGGACATCAAGAAGGTGCTCGCCTACTCCACCATGAGCCAGCTCGGGTACATGATGCTGGCGGCGGGCGTGGGCGCCTTCACCGCCAGCCTCTTCCACTTCTTCACCCATGCCTTCTTCAAGGCCCTGCTCTTCCTCGCGGCCGGCGTGGTGATCCACCACCTGGACGGCGAGCAGGACCTGCGCAGGATGGGCGGGCTCGGGCGCTCGATGCCCCTCACCTACTGGAGCTTCCTCTTCGGCGTGGCGGCCCTGTCGGGGCTTCCGCCCTTCGCCGGCTTCTTCAGCAAGGACGAGATCCTGGCCGCCACCCTCCAGGCGGGCGAGCCGGTGCTCTGGGGCATGGGGTTGGCCGCGGCGGCCCTGACCGCCTACTACAGCTTCCGGCTCTTCGCGCTGGTCTTTGCGGGACCCGGAACGCCCCGGACGGCCCGCGGGGCGCACGGAACGGCCGGCGCGCACGGGGGCTCCCACGGCGAGGGGCCGCGGGCCATGTTGATCCCGGTGGCGATCCTGGCGGTGGCGGCGCTGGTGGTGGGCTGGCTTGGCATCCCCACCCTCACCGCGGTGCCGGCCCACTTCCTGGAGCCGGTCTTCCACGGGCGTGCCCTGGAACCCGAGGCGGATTGGCTGACCATGGGCCTCAGCCTCGTGCTGGCCCTGGCCGGCATGCTCCTGGCGGTTCGGCGGTACGGGCGGGCCCGCGCGGCGTTCCCTGCCGCGACGGCGGGAAGGGCCCGCCTGCTCGAGAACGGCTTCGAGCTGGACCGGCTCTTTCGCGTTCTGGTGGTGGAGCCCGGGATCGCGCTCGCCCAGGCCGTGGGCCTGGCGGACGCCCGGGGCGTGGACGGGGCGGTGAACGGTCTGGCCTGGGCCACAGGCCGAGCGGGGGAGCGGGTGCGCCTGTTGCACGGCGGGCAGGTGCGCCGGTACGCCCTCACGCTGGTGAGCGGGGCGGCCCTGCTCCTGGTCTACTACCTGTGGATCCTGTAG